One genomic window of Haliotis asinina isolate JCU_RB_2024 chromosome 4, JCU_Hal_asi_v2, whole genome shotgun sequence includes the following:
- the LOC137280866 gene encoding protein draper-like, whose amino-acid sequence MAFISIILLVCVADYTLGTECKEGQHCPECDMDGDCLQGCDKGYFGKKCSSQCNIKCRYNTCKLDPDTGAGKCTHGCVLGYQGTSCDRPCDSHVVNCTLCPGGCDEGYCQLGDTCFAGCRDSLYGSGCKTCPSTCRTCNRMTGVCDECDTTHYGVNCEKSCENCAGACAPDCECVSGFYGGYCAETCSKTCRPKSAHKCHTAVTSDSCTGECDKHNATCLHGCVDGWFGPRCSSQCNPGCRHQRCNAVGSCSEGCELHHFGSACKPCPENCTNRTCHPQNGSCVDGCKDGFNGQDCSESCTLCPRGVCDQNSGACVDDCSVSEEGSVTNCTRTCSRRGCSTGYSNSDRPKRPHMSTATLTIVVSAVTVLLVASSVCGFCFRKRTCAQRSAQAETGTHSSVLEQVDPKYMDYQEVHKYWEIGDDETELGDGIPNQNHDSTSDVIDDALPVLAEYFPGDVDIEAGDDNVIPEDGAIEAKGIKSGQRGSAVSDDDSYTHLTSVVPVGHSRKVASYISPIEN is encoded by the exons ATGGCATTCATCTCCATCATATTGCTCGTCTGTGTGGCTGACTACACCCTAG GTACGGAATGTAAGGAGGGTCAGCATTGTCCCGAGTGTGACATGGATGGGGACTGCTTACAAGGTTGTGACAAGGGCTATTTTGGAAAGAAATGCAGCTCGCAATGCAACATCAAATGTAGATACAATACGTGTAAACTAGACCCGGATACAGGTGCAGGCAAGTGTACTCATGGCTGTGTACTAGGGTACCAAGGCACTAGTTGTGACAGACCATGTGACAGTCACGTGGTCAACTGTACCCTGTGTCCAGGTGGATGTGACGAGGGATACTGTCAGCTGGGTGATACTTGTTTTGCCGGCTGTCGAGATTCCCTGTACGGATCAGGATGCAAGACGTGTCCCAGTACCTGCAGAACATGCAACAGGATGACAGGAGTATGTGACGAGTGTGACACCACACATTATGGAGTCAACTGTGAGAAATCGTGTGAGAACTGTGCAGGAGCCTGTGCACCTGACTGTGAATGTGTTTCTGGTTTCTACGGGGGCTACTGTGCAGAGACTTGTAGCAAAACATGCCGCCCCAAGTCAGCCCACAAATGTCACACTGCTGTGACATCAGACAGTTGTACAGGTGAATGTGACAAACACAACGCCACGTGTCTCCATGGCTGTGTGGATGGCTGGTTCGGCCCGAGGTGTTCCTCTCAGTGTAATCCCGGATGTCGCCATCAAAGATGTAATGCTGTAGGTTCCTGTTCTGAAGGCTGCGAACTTCATCATTTCGGGTCAGCTTGTAAACCTTGTCCTGAGAACTGCACTAACCGCACATGTCACCCCCAAAACGGTTCGTGTGTGGATGGGTGTAAAGATGGGTTCAATGGGCAAGACTGTAGTGAATCGTGTACATTGTGTCCTCGAGGTGTTTGTGATCAGAACAGCGGTGCTTGTGTCGATGATTGCAGTGTCAGCGAAGAAGGCAGTGTGACTAACTGTACACGGACCTGCTCTCGGCGAGGATGCTCTACGGGCTATAGTAACAGCG ATCGCCCAAAGCGGCCTCATATGAGCACAGCTACTCTGACGATCGTTGTGAGTGCAGTCACTGTTCTCCTGGTTGCAAGTTCTGTATGCGGTTTCTGTTTCCGCAAACGCACCTGTGCACAAAG GTCTGCTCAAGCTGAAACTGGCACACACAGCAGTGTATTAGAGCAGGTAGACCCCAAATACATGGACTACCAGGAAGTTCACAAGTATTGGGAAATCGGAGATGATGAAACAGAACTGGGCGACGGGATACCGAATCAGAACCACGACAGCACAAGCGATGTCATTGATGACGCACTGCCGGTGTTAGCGGAGTACTTTCCGGGTGATGTGGACATAGAGGCTGGGGATGACAACGTAATTCCTGAAGATGGTGCTATTGAAGCCAAAGGTATCAAGAGTGGTCAAAGAGGCAGTGCAGTCTCTGACGACGATAGCTACACACACCTGACGTCAGTCGTTCCTGTCGGTCATTCTAGGAAAGTCGCCTCATATATATCACCAATTGAGAACTAA